The window TCATAgcctaaaaacagaaaatgtaatgTAAGGACGGGTTTTGAATTCATCTTCCACTGAACCCATTTAACAGATCAAATATTTTCACGTCTGGATGGCTGACTGTCTTTTCGATTAAGCAACCTTTTATGGAGAGAGCCATAAAATGGCTGTAGACCCATCATTCACGTGGGTTTAATCCCCCATAAATGATATTCAGTCACTGTAGACACTAAAGTCAGCTGACAAGCGTGTGAGCGAGTCAAATTCGATGCGTcgctgtgtgtgcttgtgtgcatTTACGCTCTGTGACTCAGCAGAACACCTGAGGGTCTGTCTCTTAAAAATAGAAAGCCAAATATTTGTTAACAGATGAATACAGGCACAACtacctgttaaaaaaaatgacaggaCTGGAGACTGCAGTTGAGCGCCAGCTGGGTAGTTAGTTGGTAGGTAAATATTTTGTCCAAAAACTCTAACATGGCCAAATATACAGACTTCAGAAGCTAAAGATGGTTTTGTAAACCTCAGCATTACAGTGTGAACTTGTTTGGCTTCGACACCAGTAATCCTCCATTACTGCCATgttaaaaagacacaaaatccTGGATAAATAACAATATTTATCTTACCAAAGGAACCCATTTAGCGGGCAACCGCAAGAAACCACCACCTTGCACATACCCATTTGCAAACTGCAATCAggtctgtgtgtgtacatggACAAGTGCCAAGCATGCACActtaccaaaaaataaataaataaaaaatggtgAGCTCTGGctagcagaaaaagaaaaggtgctCTTTTTTCTTACAAAAGACAGAACAGTATGTGCAGCCACCAAATAATAACAGGACCTTTACAGATTTATAGGGGAAATTCAAAATACACggtacagttcaaaataattctTTATTTAAGGGgacttcattttttattttcaatggaTTTGGGGCAACTGGTCTGTTCGCTCACTACCTAAAACGAGCCCTGTCAGAGAACCATTAAAAAGGCCTAGAGACCAGTAAATGAAACACTGGTTtctatgggaaaaaaaaaaagtatttgctGAGAAGTTTGCGAGTTGTTACTGGAGGTCGCAGCTGTCGCTAGTGGAAATCAGTTGCAAAGAGGCAAACAGTGCCGCAGCTCATCTCCGTTTAAGGCCACCCCTTCCTTTAGGCCGGCTTTTTTCTGATCACTTGCATGATTCAAAGATAAGATTTGAACAGGAAGATTGTGGTTTGTCTGAGACTGACATTTGCGGCATATCCttttctctgtgacatcatacagagacAGGAGTACGGGAAAAACTAGCTTGAAATCTAAAACAGTGATTAGAGTagtctgaagcctgagcttttggctcatTAGGATTgctgacacaaacactgaccCGATCATTTGAAACCTTGACCACGTTTAATGTGAGCATCCACcgctgtggaaaaaaacaacaacaacaacaacaaagaaacatcAGGGAAAGACTAGTACTCTGCAAAAAATACAGCGAGTGGACTGCTAATGGGTTAAAGTCATTTTCTCTGATGAAGCCCCTTTCCAATTGTTTGGGGTAAGTGCATAAAGGACTGTCCGGAGAAGAAAAGGTGAGTGCTGCCATCAGTCCTGTCTCATGCAAATAGTAAAGCATCCCATTTGTAGGGCTGCTTCTAATCAAACAGAGTGGGCTCACTCACAATTTTACCAACGAACACAGCCATGAATACAGAATGCTACCAAAACATCCTCCGACAGCAACTTCTTCAAACCATCCAAGAACAGTTTGGTGAAGAACAATGCCTTTTCCAGCACCGTCCCATAAGGCTAAAGTGATAACCAAGTGGCTTGGGGAACAAAACATTGATATTTCAGGTCCATGGCTAGGAAACTCCACAGACCTTAATCCAATTGAGAACTTGTGGTCAATGCTCAAGAGGCAAGtggacaaacaaaaacccaataATTCTGTCAAACTCCAACCAttgattattaaaaaaagaatgggTTGCCATTAGTCAGGATTTGGTCCAGAAGTTGACTGACAGCATGCCATTGCGATTTGAAGAGGTCTTGAAAAAGAAggagcaacactgcaaatatTGACTCTTTGCATAGACGTGATGTAATTGTCAATAAAAGCCTTTAGGACTTATAAAGTGCGTGTAATTAACCATGATACATCACAGAAACAACCAACATAAAGATctaaaaacactgaagcagcaaaCTCATTTTTCAAAACTTTTGGCTGTGACTGTAAAATATGTAGGTGTCTTAAAGGGGAGGCGACTGTGGTTCAGgtggttgggaagctcatctgtaaccggaaggttgccagttcgatcccccagctctctctgtcctggtcgttgagTTCTTGGgaaagacactttaccctaccgcctactggtgttggccagaggggtcgatggcgcgatatggcagcctcgcttctgtcagtctgccccagggcagctgtggctaaaaCTGTAGTTTGCCTggatcagtgtgtgaatgtgagagtgaatgaatcgTGGAATTGTAAAgagctttgggtgcctagaaaagcactatataaatgcattCCATTAAAGTGGACTATTCACATATTTATAGACGTGACATTtagcaataaaagaaaaatatgaatataatgTAAGattaaagtttgttttgttatgttataaaaagagtgggagaagacaataatatttttacaaCACATAAAGCAAAACGAATGCAAGGGCAGTAAGTAGGTCCAACTTCAAAGTGATTCATAAAcagcatttaattaaaaaccaaTTTTTTTGTGTGAATGTCTGTACAAGGTTCAGTTATCTGTACAATTCCAGCTTTTAGTTGTAACTAACAGTCATTGCACAACCTGGCAACCGCTTTctacaaaactgcacatttttCTAGAACCATAACACTATTTGTATTCCAGTAAACCCAATCTCTACCAGGAGTTACAGGAACTCTTCCTCTCTAGaaagtcaaaacaaaaaaaacaaggacaGATGGGAAGAGGCAAAAACTAGGAAACTGGAAAGAACTGGAGGCAGTGATGGGGGGGGGCACAGAGCGAGAAAGCGGGAGACGAGAGACACACCCACCATAAAAACAGGAGTGGGGACATAGGTTTGTTCTGACAGCCCTATCATGTTGAGATTGGGTAATCTTTTACTCAACATCATAAAACATTCCTTAGAGGCTCAAATAGAAGCTGTAAATACTGCAGGTTCCCGGGCTCATGTTCACAGCTATTTCAGactttctctaatccacacagcaTCAAAAGCATACGTACAGGCTCGATTACATACATGCACTCACTTAAATCCTTTTTAAATGGTGCTGAAGGTTCTACAAGGTCTTTTAACTATACAAGGCCAAGACCTATTTACTTTTCATTAGTGATCATGATTGATTACAACTAATAGTTTCTCTTTGCCATCTTAAGAAGGATTTGTTGAACACCCCGTGATGTGTGTATGTCTTTGATCACAACTGTATATCCATGTCTGTGCAAATGTGCAGGGAGTATCACAAGCACCAGCACGAGTGTATCTGTGCTTGCTTCACAGGCACAGAAGTTAAGAGGCTGATGTGTCAGGGCACGTCAAAGCCAACAGTTAAGTTTAgattaaacaaaaaagaaaacaaatatccTCCTCGCCCCTCTGCGAGGGACCACGAGGGTCAGCGTGGACTCAGCGTGCAGTTCTTAATTTCACGCTGAGCTGTCTGCAAAGCAAACAAACCGCCTGCTAGAAAAGTGAACCTGACATTCATGTTGTTTACTGCATTCATGTGAGAATGTAATGCAGTGTAATAAGAGTCCTTGGCCCTGTTCTTTTTATCGGCAgcactttgtttctttttcatggCTTTGACCCAAACGCAGTGGTCCCAGGAGCTGCTCGTGCTGTCAGGTGGTTGAAACTATGTGCACATATGGAACATCATCAGTGCCTTTCATATTAAATCCAATGTTTTTATACAGTGGATGTTAGAAACGCATACAGACATCTGTGGCTTTTAACTACATCCTTATTTGCCAATAGTTTTCTTACTTAattatttcttaatttttttagtTACCCGAGTAATTCacggattttaaaaaaaaaagtaaacaaacagtGCAAACCCACCATCACAAACTTCTGAAGTTTCGATTTTCTTGTTATGTCCAAATGAGGTGGAGAAAGCTGTCAGCTGTTCTAAAAGTACTCACCTCACAGGGTTTGAATTTCAAGCTAAtcttatgaatttattttagaaATCCTTCATTTACACCAAACTCTAACCACTACATGGCCCATAAAATctcatttttaatctgttttggAAATATACCCACAGCCTAACAGACAAACGGTCATTAAACCAGAGCACACAATAACAGGGTGGGTGGGAGGGGCAGATAAGTGCCCGAACGCCGATAAACTGCAGACAATGTGGACGGCCTTGACAACCACCAACAAAAGCACCAGAGACTCAAGATCATACCCATCGTTAAAAATACTATAGGTTTATACACAAGTCAGAAAACATCAAAGAATTACAAATACAGTAAAGAGAACATAGGACGGACATACAGGTTCCCTTTACTCTGCATTCGTGTGTCCAGCCACACCCATCTTCAAACTCAAACCTTTATCTGGCTTTGAATTATTGTACACACCTGAGACCAGAGGCATTTCACACAAGAACCCTGGACAACATCTGGAAAAACAGGTCTGTGCTTTTGTAGGAGGCTAACTTGAGTTATATTGCACAGTTACACACTACTAGACACTATTGCACTGACAAAAATCTGTCTCCAGAcatgcaaacaaaacaagaaaaaaccccacaaagtAATGCTATTGTGGTTACTGGGTGGAGATTTTGCATCACTGAGCTTGTGGTTAGATGGCAACAATCTATATGTCATAAATTACACACAATCAATCTTCCACAGTGCCGTTACTTCACTGGATGGTTATAAAGATCATTTTGCTTAATTCAAGTATCAAAATATAATGATTTTACTAGTAAACTCACTTCATACTTAAAATGACAACTTCGTGCATGATGATATTGCTTGTGGCGATCCTTCATTGTGACAAGATTAGTATTCCTAATAAAGATTTTCTAAAGCATTTGTCACTTAATCCTAATGGCATTTTCAAAAGACAACTCCTCAGGGGCAAAATGCAAGCCAATAAAATACACGAATTACAACATGTGAGAGTCTGTTGACAGAGTGCACGTGGATCTCCAGGAAATTCGCGGTtcacttgtgtttgtgtgctttctAAATTTTGCCTGATGTCCAGTGTGCACTAAGCCAATTACACAAGAGCCACAAGCAAGGCCATTTTACCATCACCTTTTCATTAAATTATAGAGGAACGAGTAATAGAAGTATGGCCTTTAACCATGTTCCATAAACTTATATGAGAGGTTTTAATTTACCAGTGAGTGTTCGGACTTATGTCTGTAGTAGTTAATTATCACAGAAGCAACTAGTTTCTTCTATAGGACGGCTGGGCTATGTAAAATAAGTGAGTGCAATCCTTGTCTCCTGAGATACCAGGATCTCCAGATATCCAGAAGCTCAGAGGAGAGCTACCTTTCCTTTGTGTCAAAGGCAGCCTGCTGAGGTGGCTGGAGCATCTAATCAGAATGTCTTATGGGCACCTTCCACTGTGGAGATTTTCCAGGCACACAGCTGACAGGAGACCTCGGTGTAGATCTAGAACTCACTAGAGAGATTATTAATCTCATCCGACCTGCGAGTACCTCAGAAATCTCCCACGGGAAACTGGAAAATGCTACTAGGGAAACAAATGTCTGCTTTTGTATGTCATTAAAATTTGATCTCATCTAATAAGGTCACTTCATAGTCCATCTGAAATGTCACGTCATGTTGACAGAAAAGGCTAGTGGgaataacacacacactcatttcctgtgtgtgtgtgagtgtgtaacaGACACTGGTATCTATTCAAAACAGTCTTGACTATGACTTAATAGCCAAACTctaaaatcaaaatgtaaattCAGTGGTTTTGATTACGTGGAGCAAAACCCTGTGAAAAATCTGTGTGTGCGCTTCGAAGCTGCAGGATGCCATCGCTGTGGTAACTGATGCCGAGCTGCAGTGAGAGGAACTCGAGTTGCAGGCAGGGAGCCGGGTCACAGGAGAAGCAGGGGGTGCACAGGAAATTAAGCCTGCACATACTATAACCACGTTAAAGCTGTCCACCACAGCCTGAACATAGGCTCCTCAGTCACAGCGTGAAGGCTGACATGGTAAAGGTAATACTCTGAGGTATGTTCAGACTCTGCAGTGTTTTTGCAGTATTTGCAAGAATGTCAACATAGCAAATATTAAATCATCCCTTActgttaaaaacagttttaaagaacgtttgaggtttttttttttttttataactgtCCAGCTTTCATACCAATAgtcatataaaaacaaacagatatGTGTTAGCGGAAATAGATAACATCAACTCGCATAACAGCAGCTCTCAGACCACAGATTATCATCTCCTGTAAATAACATTACTTGTGCTGCCTGTCTTGAATTAGCTGAAACCATAACAGAACAGCTAGGTATGCATTTCAGCTGTTTCCGTGAATCCCACTGTGAACCCCCACTCCAACTGACCCAAAGTACAGATTCAGAAATGATATGGTTCTTCGTGACTACAGACAAATTTCACTAGGTTTTATGGAACAAATCGCTCACCACATCAAGGTGGACCGCAGCCCTGAAAGTTTCTCTGCATTTCCCAGAAAAGCAGATGTGAGAACCGAATGTTCAGCTTAGTCAGAGCAGACATTATACGGCCAGCTTCTGATATAAGAACAAAGAGGATGATGGGCATCAAGTGCCCTGCCACCTAGATGCTCTTTCTAGGAGACATTCTAGCATAAACCAAACAGTAGTGAGAATGCACCTGAAGGTTTTGTGTTACGTGTGGGGAAAGAGCAGCTTCAAAGAATGTCTAACCCAGATTTTCTCTACACTGGCTGAAGTTTGTGTGAAAAAAGCCTCTTTCCCAACAACCTACATGCAAATCCTGGCCCCTCCACATTGCATGACTAGGATGTCATCAAGGAGAAATGCAGTGACTAGCACTGAGTCTTACTCACAGCAGGCTAATCTACATAAAAGGCATGACATTTGAAAGTACTTGGTTTAACTTTCTGCTGAGAGTCTTTCAAATTATGTCCTTAATTAAATTACACTGACTATAACGTTTGCTTGGCAGAGCAATACTTATTTGACTTAACATTTtaatgtggttaaaaaaaaaacaatactcCAGTTAATTTATAAGTGTTTCTAATTGTGTTAAAAAGATGATTAACCTTAAGGTCAgactgctgtgtttcttttgttcCAGCATTCAACTCTGCACAGGTTTAGTCAAGTTCCCCCAAAAATCCGCAACAGTTATTTCAGGGCACTTTTTAGGATTAGGTGAAGATCATAGAAGGTTATAGACGGAAGCCCCAGCAATCCGTCCACCTCACATGAGCAAGCACTTAGCAAGAGCAGGGAGAAAAAATGAAACCTAACAGGAAGGTGGCCATCTGCCGAAACTAGCGGGGGCGAGAGAAAAAGATGCACAAATTTATTGCCCTTGCTAAATCTCATCAGCTTGTCAGCATATAAGACGACTTGTACAGATGTCATAAACAGATGTTTATCTGTTGTGTTACATCAGTTCTGCTCTGGCTCAAATTTTTAATCACAAGATGGCTTGATAAAGAGAAGAGATCAAAGTCTTTGAAATCTATTTTAATGTATGGTTATTTTTTCTGTCACAATAGAGGGAGAAATAAAGAAGAGCAAAAATAATAAGTACCGGTACTGGAATCAACTATGACTCATAACAGCAACGAGAGGCCCGAACATTTTCTCCACTGTAACCTTCAAACTGAAGACTTTAAACACACAAACTTCTCATATTGTCAAAATTACTTAAAGAAAATCTCTCTGTCAAGATTTCAACACTGTAAGCACCTAgatttacagtgtgtgtgtttttgtatgcACTGCAGTTTATTACCATAGCCTCCCACCTTGCCAGCCGAGCTCACTTCGATGAGCTGCAGATACATCTTGGCCAAATATCACACAGCACTATGCACCACTACAGCAACTCAAAACTCAATTTCCAACACTTGATTAGAGCTAAATGAATTGTTACAGTGAAAGAGACAACATGCCGACAAAGTCCAATGACAGGATATTAATGATACTACAAGATTTAGACACAGTAAgccagtgtgtatgtgtgtgtgtctgtgtctttgaCCTTCAGATGAGAAGCctgaggaaggaaaaatatactGCAGCGGGAGATAGCGTCAGTGTTTGTAAATCGTCCTGAGAGCGAGTGTGAACAcgtgagcctgtgtgtgtgtgagcctgtgtgtgtgtgagcctgtgtgtgtgtgtgtgtgtgtgtgtgtgtgtgtgtgtgtgtgtgtgtgtgtgtgtgtgtgtggcaaaagAGAGAAGTAAAACTGGGAAGTGTTATGGTATCTCAAAACACAAACCTGCCTAGCTTTCAACAGAGAACTTTCTGTCTGTCAAGTGATCAAGAGAACTACAACTACTTCGAGAAATAAACCTACTTATGGAACCTCACAACAACCTTCTGTTAGACAGATATAGCAAATGATTAAGACGACACTTTGATAAACTTGAACGAATACGTTTTTTAAGAAAAAGGGCATCTACCACTGAGAGACCATCTCTAGACAAAATACTTGACCCACATGCAGGAGTTGTGGTGCAGGTAGGATACATCTCAGGAATTAAACTTTCATTTACTCTTAAATTAAGCGATTTGATAAAGGGAAAGGTTTAAATAACCAGTGTCACACTTCTACTGAAAAGAGTTGAAAAAACGACCAGTCATATTTTTGAGAGCAAACTTAACCCCTGACTCTGTGGGTACAGATTCCCCTGACTTAAGCTTGAAGATGCCAAAACACCAGCTTGACTACTGCATTTTTCAGCATGTGGCTTTCAGAGGTCTTATAAGCGAAAACATTGCTGGAGCTCTGATTACTTCATCGTCTCCTCCATGCACCTAAGAAGTGGATGAAGCTGTACCAGAAACATTTGCTGGCACCGTACACTGCTGAACCAAATCACAGGTTTCACTCCTGCGTTATCACACCATATCACCAGCACCAAGATTTCCACAAACCTTTTTTGAACTCCTCCAGCATGGCGTCCAGCTTGGTGTCGTGGAAGACGAAGTGGACCGGATGGTTGTAGAATTTGGTGATGGTCTTCAAGGTGGTGCAGTCGTCTGGGTCCACGAAGGCCAGATCCTTGACGAAGAGGATGTCCACGATGTTGGAGCGCTCGTCTTCGTACACGGGTATCCTGGTGTAGCCGCTCTCCATGATCTCGGACATGGTGTTGAAGTCCAACACAGCGTCGCTGTGGATCATGAAGCAGTTGTTGATTGGCGTCATGACATCCTCCACTGTTTTAGTCCGGAGCTCCAGCGCTCCTTGGATCATGTTCAGCTCCTCTTTCACCAGGTCATTGTAGGGCTCGGTGACTTTTAACATCTCCACTAGCTTCTCTCTGTTGTACACGGTGCCGATCTCCTGGCCCAGCACGCAGTCGAGGAGTTTGCTAATGGGCCAGGACAGAGGGAAAGTCAACAGCATGAACAGCTTGGTGAGGACGATGGTGTTCGCCCCGACTGCTAATCCGTGTCGGGAGCAAAGAGCCTGGGGGACAATCTCGCCAAATATTACGATGCCGACAGTGGAGGCGACGACTGCTCCGACCCCGGACTTGGTGAGGTCGTCCAGGAGGATGGTGAGCGTAGTGTTGACCAGGACATTACCGAGCAGCAGTGAGCACAACAGGTAGTTGCCCTTCCTACGAATGGGCTCGATCTTCCGCGCGtacttcttctccttctctgtgCCGCAGTTCTGCACGATGCGCAATTCCATCGGATCCAGCGCCATCAGTCCCAGGTTGAGCCCGCTGAACATACCGGACAGCACCAGCAGGAAGCAGATGAGGATAATCTGCAGCCAGATGGGCAGGAGGGACTTCTTCGCTTCCACCACGCGCAGCCTGCCGTCTTCTTCGTCCATCAGGTACCACTTCTGATCCCGGGCGTCCAGGACGCACAAGCCGAACACTTTCACCATCTCATTCTTACGGAGCTGCTTGATGCTGAGGGAGACTGTCCCTGAGGTGTTTTCGTCGTTTACCTTCATGGGTCCCCTAACATCAATATCATTCTGATCTTTGGGACAAGTCCTGTTTAACCATTTATCTGAGAAATCATCATCTTCTTTATTACTGACGAACAGTTTACCGAACCCGATGATATCCGAGCTGTTGGGGAACAAGTGGAGCCCGTAGACCCTTAAGGAGATGTCGCTCCCCTCGGTCACCTGAATATCTCCCCTTTCGGTGGTCTCGGCTGGCTTGTCGCTCTTCTCTAGCCTCATGCCGAGTATCCGCGTGGTTTCCCTCGAGTCTGAAACCGAAGCTTCAACCAGCCTCGTCGCAAAAACGTATGAAAACACGAATAAAGTTAACGTAAATCCCCAGCCACTCGAATCCATCGCCATGTTTGTTTCGCTCTCTGCCAACAGGCGAACTGACGTCACCTACTCGTTTCCACAAGCCCGCCTCCaaatttacatataaatatcACCCAATCGGAAGCGTTTACGTCACTAAAACTTGGGCCGAGCCCcaacagtttcatttttttaaggtCGACTGACGAAATTTCTTTTAAAGGTGGACCGTGTGGGAGCAGACGAAAATCAACGCATGAATGATAAACATTCACGataaacaaattttaaatacacaagtCATCCAATAATCACCTTTTATGATATTTTCCCACAAcgattacatatatatatatatatatatatatatatatatatatatatatatatatatatatatatatatatatatatatatatataaaaaaaacttaattATTGTGAAAAAAGATAAACAGTGTTACAAAGTAATTAACGTGGTCTTTAACTTCATTTTTATTGAAGAAAATACCAGTTAAGTTGTATATTTAGCTACTCTATGGCACAGAAAAACCCAAACTGAGTCATAAAAGTATCAACTGTCTTAATTGTGAAGCAGTATCAAAATAAGTAGAATACAGAGAAATGTGTTTAAAGTCAATGATTTAGTCTACAGAACCTTTGTAATCGCAGTATGCACAATGTGACAGTTAATGAAATCAGTTTAACGAGATTAGAAGGGGTAAGTAGTGTCACTGATTTGAAATACAATGCATGTTAATGTTATCTACTGTCTCTAGTAATGCTATTAACACTCCTCTGTGTGCTGTGAGCTGTGCAAACTGAATATTTGAGGCAAGAAGAAAAACCTTGGGTCACAAGTGAATAGAATGCCAAACTAGACACACTCACCGGTGGATAAGATACAACACCAAAGACAATGAAAGGATTAATCTCTGAAACACACATGCCTCTTagcattttgagaaaataaataaaacgttttaaaatttagtttttacacgTTTTTTTTTAACGAAAAGATGCTGGTAAATAGAACCACGTGTGTAAATGTATTACTTTAATCTTGAATTACTTTTTTGTTGACATTGTATGTAAATGCAATTATTGAGGGCAGAGCACCATCTAGTGGTCAAACCGTGGTGAATGCAGCCTAACGTGCTGGTGTGAAAATAGTGAAGGAAATGAGAATGATTCTAATCGAATGATTCTAAGTAAAAATGAGGCTCAGAATTGTGTATATACATAATAAAGGCCTTCAGGCATGCAGCTACACCCATACAGGATCTAATTCAGTTCACTGGATGGATTTGTAAAATGTGAAAACTGCAGTGAAAGGATTAAATTCTCTGCATTTACTTGTAATTAGTGacagaaaactttttttgttttctccgcTGAGATCAGGCTGGAAAATGTTTCTGGCCCATCTGACAGCTTATCTGAACCTGTTTTCAGGCTCTTTGCACTCCTTCTTTTCCCACCTTTAGGTCTTCTAGTTCTTGAACATCTTTTAAAACTGTTGCCTTCCTCCATCCTTCTGACAGTAACTTGTAGCCTTTTTTTCAACCTTTAATCAGATGTTGTTTGGATTAGTTTGTTTTCAGAGGATTGTATACTGATGCCTGTACACTATCACTCCATTTTATTTCCTCATGTTAACCTTAAACAAGTCTTGTTTTAGCAAAGATATGCATGATTTCCTGCATCTCACTGTAAGCTAAACTTGTCTTCAACAGAGAATCACATATTGCTCATTCATCCATGGAAATACTGCAAAGACACCTCTTTGGCTTTGTTACATTGAATATatttgagaaacaaaaacaaacaaacaaaccaatatGTTCATTTCATTGTATGGTAATCATGTTTGCACGTAGAATTTAGAGGTGTTTAGTATATtctaaatacattttcttttatttgtttttttgtttaatttgtgtgtacttttttcttatttctgttttattttggatcaTACtctaaacataaaaaacaaaagttctCCAGACTTTAGAGGACGTGATgaagaaataaagtgttttgtcACCAATCCTTTTATAATCTTCTCCACTGTACGATGTGTAATGGTAACACAAATCTCTCTTTAGAGAAAAACCTGGAAGTACATGAAGAGCCACATTATTCATTTGATTAATTTAAACTTccttcaaatttttatttaacttaccTAGCCCTCCTCACAGGGTTGTGAAGAAGCTCGcacatgtttctgtttctaTAATTCGAGGAACTGAACAACATGaacctttattatttattctttcATTG is drawn from Maylandia zebra isolate NMK-2024a linkage group LG12, Mzebra_GT3a, whole genome shotgun sequence and contains these coding sequences:
- the LOC101472255 gene encoding metal transporter CNNM4 isoform X2, coding for MAMDSSGWGFTLTLFVFSYVFATRLVEASVSDSRETTRILGMRLEKSDKPAETTERGDIQVTEGSDISLRVYGLHLFPNSSDIIGFGKLFVSNKEDDDFSDKWLNRTCPKDQNDIDVRGPMKVNDENTSGTVSLSIKQLRKNEMVKVFGLCVLDARDQKWYLMDEEDGRLRVVEAKKSLLPIWLQIILICFLLVLSGMFSGLNLGLMALDPMELRIVQNCGTEKEKKYARKIEPIRRKGNYLLCSLLLGNVLVNTTLTILLDDLTKSGVGAVVASTVGIVIFGEIVPQALCSRHGLAVGANTIVLTKLFMLLTFPLSWPISKLLDCVLGQEIGTVYNREKLVEMLKVTEPYNDLVKEELNMIQGALELRTKTVEDVMTPINNCFMIHSDAVLDFNTMSEIMESGYTRIPVYEDERSNIVDILFVKDLAFVDPDDCTTLKTITKFYNHPVHFVFHDTKLDAMLEEFKKGKSHLAIVQKVNNEGEGDPFYEVLGLVTLEDVIEEIIKSEILDESDLYTDNRTRKKVAPNKNKRDFSAFKHESESKVKISPQLLLAAHRFLATEVSLFNPSQISDKVLLRILRHPDVIQEIKFNENDKRSSHHYIYQRGKPVDYFILILQGRVEVEAGNENMKFETGPFSYYGIMALSAPTLEFRSPSHISGLNRTASMSGADRMESLSVSGSNSQLNNSIPMQQYIPDFYVRALTDLQFAKITRAQYQNGLMASRLDSTPQSPESSHNTIRMDQTPPTTIGNTTITDLGADSTPTENGPDETTLLLLNEQNSPHTGNHHSQVENRI
- the LOC101472255 gene encoding metal transporter CNNM4 isoform X3, whose protein sequence is MAMDSSGWGFTLTLFVFSYVFATRLVEASVSDSRETTRILGMRLEKSDKPAETTERGDIQVTEGSDISLRVYGLHLFPNSSDIIGFGKLFVSNKEDDDFSDKWLNRTCPKDQNDIDVRGPMKVNDENTSGTVSLSIKQLRKNEMVKVFGLCVLDARDQKWYLMDEEDGRLRVVEAKKSLLPIWLQIILICFLLVLSGMFSGLNLGLMALDPMELRIVQNCGTEKEKKYARKIEPIRRKGNYLLCSLLLGNVLVNTTLTILLDDLTKSGVGAVVASTVGIVIFGEIVPQALCSRHGLAVGANTIVLTKLFMLLTFPLSWPISKLLDCVLGQEIGTVYNREKLVEMLKVTEPYNDLVKEELNMIQGALELRTKTVEDVMTPINNCFMIHSDAVLDFNTMSEIMESGYTRIPVYEDERSNIVDILFVKDLAFVDPDDCTTLKTITKFYNHPVHFVFHDTKLDAMLEEFKKGKSHLAIVQKVNNEGEGDPFYEVLGLVTLEDVIEEIIKSEILDESDLYTDNRTRKKVAPNKNKRDFSAFKHESESKVKISPQLLLAAHRFLATEVSLFNPSQISDKVLLRILRHPDVIQEIKFNENDKRSSHHYIYQRGKPVDYFILILQGRVEVEAGNENMKFETGPFSYYGIMALSAPTLVAAHRPRRLSFKRFSLFSRLPGKTVSYDSLRPPTGRLTPTGNNTHLVMSLRVKRVCDTSRSIISWMTSVNVIIVITL
- the LOC101472255 gene encoding metal transporter CNNM4 isoform X1, yielding MAMDSSGWGFTLTLFVFSYVFATRLVEASVSDSRETTRILGMRLEKSDKPAETTERGDIQVTEGSDISLRVYGLHLFPNSSDIIGFGKLFVSNKEDDDFSDKWLNRTCPKDQNDIDVRGPMKVNDENTSGTVSLSIKQLRKNEMVKVFGLCVLDARDQKWYLMDEEDGRLRVVEAKKSLLPIWLQIILICFLLVLSGMFSGLNLGLMALDPMELRIVQNCGTEKEKKYARKIEPIRRKGNYLLCSLLLGNVLVNTTLTILLDDLTKSGVGAVVASTVGIVIFGEIVPQALCSRHGLAVGANTIVLTKLFMLLTFPLSWPISKLLDCVLGQEIGTVYNREKLVEMLKVTEPYNDLVKEELNMIQGALELRTKTVEDVMTPINNCFMIHSDAVLDFNTMSEIMESGYTRIPVYEDERSNIVDILFVKDLAFVDPDDCTTLKTITKFYNHPVHFVFHDTKLDAMLEEFKKGKSHLAIVQKVNNEGEGDPFYEVLGLVTLEDVIEEIIKSEILDESDLYTDNRTRKKVAPNKNKRDFSAFKHESESKVKISPQLLLAAHRFLATEVSLFNPSQISDKVLLRILRHPDVIQEIKFNENDKRSSHHYIYQRGKPVDYFILILQGRVEVEAGNENMKFETGPFSYYGIMALSAPTLVAAHRPRRLSFKRFSLFSRLPEFRSPSHISGLNRTASMSGADRMESLSVSGSNSQLNNSIPMQQYIPDFYVRALTDLQFAKITRAQYQNGLMASRLDSTPQSPESSHNTIRMDQTPPTTIGNTTITDLGADSTPTENGPDETTLLLLNEQNSPHTGNHHSQVENRI